One window of the Felis catus isolate Fca126 chromosome E3, F.catus_Fca126_mat1.0, whole genome shotgun sequence genome contains the following:
- the ROGDI gene encoding protein rogdi homolog, whose amino-acid sequence MATAMAATAAERAVLEEEFRWLLHDEVHAVLRQLQDILKEASLRFTLPCSGTGTEGPAKQENFILGSCSTDQVKGVLTLQGDALSQADVNLKIPRNNQLLHFAFREDKQWKLQQIQDARNHVSQAIYLLANRDESYQFRTGAEVLKLMDAVMLQLTRARNRLTTPATLTLPEIAASGLTRMFAPALPSDLLVNVYINLNKLCLTVYQLHALQPNSTKNFRPAGGAVLHSPGAMFEWGSQRLEVSHVHKVECVIPWLNDALVFFTVSLQLCQQLKDKISVFSSYWSYRPF is encoded by the exons ATGGCGACCGCGATGGCAGCGACGGCGGCGGAGCGAGCGGTGTTG GAGGAGGAGTTCCGCTGGCTGCTGCACGACGAGGTGCACGCCGTCCTCAGGCAGCTGCAAGACATCCTCAAG gAGGCCTCTCTCCGCTTCACTCTGCCCTGCTCTGGCACCGGCACGGAGGGTCCTGCCAAGCAGGAGAACTTCATCCTTGGCAGCTGTAG CACAGACCAGGTGAAAGGCGTGCTGACTCTGCAAGGGGACGCGCTGAGCCAGGCG GATGTGAACCTGAAGATACCCCGGAACAACCAGCTGCTGCACTTCGCCTTCCGAGAAGACAAGCAGTGGAAGCTGCAGCAG ATCCAGGATGCCAGGAACCATGTAAGCCAAGCCATTTACCTCCTTGCCAACCGGGATGAAAGCTACCAGTTCAGGACGGGAGCAGAGGTCCTCAAG CTGATGGACGCTGTGATGCTGCAGCTGACCAGAGCCCGCAACCGGCTCACCACCCCGGCTACCCTTACTCTGCCTGAGATCGCTGCCAGTGGCCTCACG CGGATGTtcgcccctgccctgccctctgaCCTACTAGTCAACGTGTACATCAACCTCAACAAGCTCTGCCTCACCGTGTACCAGCTGCACGCCCTGCAGCCCAACTCCACCAAG AACTTCCGCCCAGCTGGAGGCGCCGTGCTCCACAGCCCTGGGGCCATGTT cgAGTGGGGCTCCCAGCGTCTGGAGGTGAGCCATGTGCACAAGGTGGAGTGTGTGATCCCATGGCTCAACGATGCCCTAGTCTTCTTCACGGTCTCCCTGCAGCTCTGCCAGCAGCTCAAGGATAAG atCTCCGTGTTCTCCAGCTACTGGAGCTACAGGCCTTTCTGA
- the SMIM22 gene encoding small integral membrane protein 22 isoform X2 translates to MGTLYMDDQTVLVACGLNLSARFCFLGKPSHKAGAEMALAEDLEKELETTAQEVLGKLRSRQLFQSRWDTAAFIIFLIFLGTVLLLLLLVCIHCCCYSCCSRRTSRSQKEHRRGVDNLALEP, encoded by the exons ATGGGCACGTTGTACATGGATGACCAAACAGTACTGGTGGCCTGTGGACTGAACTTGAGCGCGAGATTCTGCTTCCTAGGAAAACCATCCCAT AAGGCTGGAGCTGAGATGGCCTTGGCAGAAGACCTGGAGAAGGAGCTGGAGACCACGGCCCAGGaagtgctggggaaactgaggagcCGTCAGCTGTTCCAGTCCAGGTGGGACACTGCTGCCTTcatcatttttctcatcttccttg gcactgtgttgctgctgctgctgcttgttTGCATCCACTGCTGCTGCTATAGCTGCTGCAGCCGCCGCACCTCCAGATCCCAGAAG GAACACCGCAGGGGTGTGGATAACTTGGCCCTGGAACCTTAA
- the SMIM22 gene encoding small integral membrane protein 22 isoform X3 gives MALAEDLEKELETTAQEVLGKLRSRQLFQSRWDTAAFIIFLIFLGTVLLLLLLVCIHCCCYSCCSRRTSRSQKVSPDQEHRRGVDNLALEP, from the exons ATGGCCTTGGCAGAAGACCTGGAGAAGGAGCTGGAGACCACGGCCCAGGaagtgctggggaaactgaggagcCGTCAGCTGTTCCAGTCCAGGTGGGACACTGCTGCCTTcatcatttttctcatcttccttg gcactgtgttgctgctgctgctgcttgttTGCATCCACTGCTGCTGCTATAGCTGCTGCAGCCGCCGCACCTCCAGATCCCAGAAGGTGAGCCCCGATCAG GAACACCGCAGGGGTGTGGATAACTTGGCCCTGGAACCTTAA
- the SMIM22 gene encoding small integral membrane protein 22 isoform X1 yields MGTLYMDDQTVLVACGLNLSARFCFLGKPSHKAGAEMALAEDLEKELETTAQEVLGKLRSRQLFQSRWDTAAFIIFLIFLGTVLLLLLLVCIHCCCYSCCSRRTSRSQKVSPDQEHRRGVDNLALEP; encoded by the exons ATGGGCACGTTGTACATGGATGACCAAACAGTACTGGTGGCCTGTGGACTGAACTTGAGCGCGAGATTCTGCTTCCTAGGAAAACCATCCCAT AAGGCTGGAGCTGAGATGGCCTTGGCAGAAGACCTGGAGAAGGAGCTGGAGACCACGGCCCAGGaagtgctggggaaactgaggagcCGTCAGCTGTTCCAGTCCAGGTGGGACACTGCTGCCTTcatcatttttctcatcttccttg gcactgtgttgctgctgctgctgcttgttTGCATCCACTGCTGCTGCTATAGCTGCTGCAGCCGCCGCACCTCCAGATCCCAGAAGGTGAGCCCCGATCAG GAACACCGCAGGGGTGTGGATAACTTGGCCCTGGAACCTTAA